The Anaerolineae bacterium genome segment GAAAGAGGGTTGGGCCATACCTCAAGGATACTACAAATCGTCAGCCAGAGGGGCTGGCCCGCGCCCGGGGAAGCGTCGGAGACGGCGAGACACCTAACGACCCCTCCGCCAACGCTGCCGCAAGGCCCGCCAGGCCGTCCGACGAATCTGCCGGCGGGCGCGGCGTACGGGTTCCAGGGGCACCACCACCTTATCCGGTGGGGCGAAATGCAGGCGCACATACGCCTGGACGACCACGCCCACGGCGTCGCGGGCCAGGGGGAGCAGCCGGGCCAACCGTTCCGCCCGCTCTCCAGGCCCTTCCCCCAGCGCAGGCGCAGCGCCCAGCAAACGCAACCACACCTGCAGTTCCCAAAAGGCGCGGTCCACCTCGCCCATCCGCGTCCAGCGCCCCCATTGCCGCAGCCAACGAGGCTCCCGCCGGAAAACCCGGCGCGTCACCGCCAACAACCGATTCGGCAGCCACGGCCGCTGCAACGCCCAGAGCCCCCGGCGAGCAAGGTGAGTCCACCCAACCCCGCCAGCAACGAAAGCAGCCAACGCCACTCCACGCCCTGCGCAGCGGGTTCCCCCTCCGGCGAGGAGGCCTCAGGCCCGCCTAGAGAGGATGGCGTGGCGCCGACCGGGGCACCCGCACCCAGTTCCAGCCGCCGCCGGCGCAGCCACTCCTGAGGGGAGAGCCACTCCTCCTCGCCTTCCCCCAACGCCGGAGCAGGTGGCCGATCGCCGGGGCGCACCAAAGCAGAACGCGCCACCGTGGGCTCAAAAGGCACCCATCCCACCCCAGGGAAGTACACCTCCGGCCAGGCGTGGCTATCCCGCTCGCGCACCTGATAGGCGCCGTCGGTGTAGCGCCCTGGGCATAGCCCACGGCCAGGCGCGCCGGGATGCCCATCAGACGCAACAACACCACCTCGGCCGTAGCGTAATAGGTGCAAAAGCCCTCCTGGGCCTCAAAAAGGAACCAGTCCACCGGGTCTTTCCCCGGCGGCGGAGGCGCCGGGAGAGGGTTGCGATAAGCCATCTGCGCCCGCAGGTAGGCGGTGAGCATCTGGGCCCGGTCATAAGGGTTGTCGACCTGCTGGGCCAGCGCCGCGGCCAACTGACGCACCCGCGCGGAGATGTCCTCCGGCACCTGAAGATAAGGCGCTACCCAAGAAGGGTAATCCGTGCCCGCCTGTCGGAGTTGCTCCGCCGTCAGGGCCACCCGCCAAGCCCGCACCCGGTAACCGCTCCCGGCGGGTAAGGGCTCCTGGGCCACAAAAGCCAAGGGGTCAACCAGTCCCTCGCCCAGGAGGACGGCCCGCAGTTGGTAGGGCACATCCAGCACCTGCGCAGGATACAGGGCCGTATAGAGCACCAGAGCGGGTTGGGCCAAAACAAAACGCAAGGTGACTTCTTCCCCGGCCTCATCCGGACGCGGGAAAGCCACCCCCGAAGGGGCCATGCTCGCGGCGTTCTGGACCTGCCAAAGCCCCTGCCGATAAGTGGTGTACACCTGCATCCGCCAATAGTACCGCTCTCCCAAAACCGCCCGAGGGGCCTCGACCCGAAAGACCAGGGTGTCCGTTTCTGGCACGCCCAACCCCAGGGGCAGCCGTTCGGCATACCCCACCACTCCCCACACCTTGGTGCCCTGGAGGGGTTCCACCAGACGCCCCAGACGACGCTGGATGCGCTCCCAGGGGCGGGTCACCCGCTGCCAGGTTTCCCGCACACCGGGCAAAGCCGCCTCCCAGCGCGGCAGGTGCCAGGCCAGCACCCCCACCAGCACCACCGCGCCCAAGGCCACCCGTAGCCAGTCCCATCCCAGGTCCAGGGGGATCAACAGGTGCCGCGCGCGCCAGCCGCGCACGCGTTCTCCAAATCCAAAGGTGTGCCGGGCCAGATACAGCATGGCCAGTCCCGAATAGACCAGCAAATAGACCGTGCGGGCGCGCACATAGGGGTCGTAGGCCTGGATGACCCACAGGGCCAGCAACGGAGGCAGCAGCACGCGCCACAACGCCCGCCGCCGGGCGACGGAAAAGCCCACGAACCACCCCAAAGCCCAGGCTGCCACCACCAACAGGGCCAGGAACAACACGGGATCGCCCACCGGGCGGTCGGCGGCGAAATCCTGCCAGGCCCCCTGCAGGCGCTGGGCCAGCACAACCAGCTGGACGCGGAGGGGAGCCAAGCGGGCCACGCTCCTCGCCAGCCCGAGGGGCAACAGGACCTCGCCATAGGCCAAAGCGAGCAACGCGACAAAAGGCCAGCGCCAGCGCGTCACCCCCGCCAGGGCGCCCAAACCATAAGCCAGCAACAACGCGCCGGAGGCCAGCCCCAGGCCCGCGGTCCAGGCGGTCGCCTCCAGGCGTCCGGCCAAGGTGAGCAACAAAAAGCCCCCCAACAGCACCAACACACCGTCGGGGGCAGGGTGCGGAGGCTGCGTCGAGGGGGGCTTGTTGTGAAAAGACGCGCTCATGGTATGGGCATTATACCCCCTGGAGAAGCCCTTTCAGCAACTAACGGAGGGCGCGCAGAACGATAAACCCGGGTTCGGGCCGCCAACGACCTGAAGCCGGCTCGGCACCCCATGTTACCGGTCAGTCCAGCCCCAGCGCCCGGCGCAAGGCAGGCAGATTGCCCGCCGGGACCACCGGGGCGGGCGGCACGGCTTGCATGGCCGCCTGCACATCCTTCAACCCGCTCCCCGTGAGCAACACCAGCACCGGGTCCTCCGGCGTGAGCCAACCGCGGCGCAACGCCTCGCGCAGGCCGGCCCAGGCCGTGGCCGCGGCCGGCTCGGCGAAAAGCCCCACCCGGCCCAACTCGGCCATGGCCTCCAGAATAGCCTCATCGCTCACCGTGAGGTAGGCCCCGTGGGTTTCCCGCACGGCCCGCAACGCGCGCCGCCCATCGCGGGGCAAATCCACGCTGATGCTGTCGGCGATGGTTTGGGCCTGTACCGAGGCAACTTCCGTGGCCCCGGCTTCCCAGGCGCGGGCAATGGCCGCCGAGCCCTCGGCCTGCACACCGTAAAGGCGCGGCTTCTGCTCCAGCCAGCCCAACTGCTGCAGGTCCCAAAACCCTTTGTACACGCCGCTGATGATGTTGCCATCGCCCACAGGGACGAAGATGTGCAGCGGTCGTTCGAGGCGTTGACGCAGCAACACCTGTTCCCAGATCTCGTAGGCCACGGTCTTCTTACCCTCGACGGTGAAGGGGTTGAACCCCGTGTTGCGGCAGTACCAGCCGAGGGTTTCCGAGGCCTCGATGGACAGGTCAAAGGCGTCATCGTAGGTCCCGTCCACCAGGCACACCTGAGCGCCGTAAATGAGCAACTGGGCGATTTTGGCCCGCGGAGCCCCTTTAGGGGCCAGAATGACCGCCCGCAACCCCACCGCCGCGGCCATGCCGGCCAAAGCCGCGCCGGCGTTCCCTGTGGAGGCCGTGATCACCGTATCCACACCCAGAGCCAAGGCGCGGGCCACCACCACGGCGCTGGCGCGGTCCTTGAGGGAAGCGGTGGGATTGCGGCTTTCATCCTTGAGCCAGAGCCAGGAGAGGCCCGTGGCCTGGCGCAAAGCGGGAGGGGAGAACACCGGCGTCCAGCCCACCGAAGCCAGGGGCGTGGTGGCAAAATCGGGGTCCGGCACAGGCAACAGGGGGAGATAGCGCCACAGGGAGGGCACATTTCCCATGAGGCCCGGAAACGACGGGGACAGCACCCGCTTCAAGGAGGGGTAGTCCAACCAGACATCCAGGTTCCCATCATCCTCAGGGCAAGTATAGGTGACTTCGTCAGGGGCGTAGGTGCGACCACAGCGCGAACAACGGTAGCGAAAGGTCATGATCCGGCCTCCCAGGTTGGGGTCGCCA includes the following:
- a CDS encoding transglutaminase domain-containing protein, producing MSASFHNKPPSTQPPHPAPDGVLVLLGGFLLLTLAGRLEATAWTAGLGLASGALLLAYGLGALAGVTRWRWPFVALLALAYGEVLLPLGLARSVARLAPLRVQLVVLAQRLQGAWQDFAADRPVGDPVLFLALLVVAAWALGWFVGFSVARRRALWRVLLPPLLALWVIQAYDPYVRARTVYLLVYSGLAMLYLARHTFGFGERVRGWRARHLLIPLDLGWDWLRVALGAVVLVGVLAWHLPRWEAALPGVRETWQRVTRPWERIQRRLGRLVEPLQGTKVWGVVGYAERLPLGLGVPETDTLVFRVEAPRAVLGERYYWRMQVYTTYRQGLWQVQNAASMAPSGVAFPRPDEAGEEVTLRFVLAQPALVLYTALYPAQVLDVPYQLRAVLLGEGLVDPLAFVAQEPLPAGSGYRVRAWRVALTAEQLRQAGTDYPSWVAPYLQVPEDISARVRQLAAALAQQVDNPYDRAQMLTAYLRAQMAYRNPLPAPPPPGKDPVDWFLFEAQEGFCTYYATAEVVLLRLMGIPARLAVGYAQGATPTAPIRCASGIATPGRRCTSLGWDGCLLSPRWRVLLWCAPAIGHLLRRWGKARRSGSPLRSGCAGGGWNWVRVPRSAPRHPL
- a CDS encoding transglutaminase domain-containing protein, whose amino-acid sequence is MRERDSHAWPEVYFPGVGWVPFEPTVARSALVRPGDRPPAPALGEGEEEWLSPQEWLRRRRLELGAGAPVGATPSSLGGPEASSPEGEPAAQGVEWRWLLSLLAGLGGLTLLAGGSGRCSGRGCRIGCWR
- the thrC gene encoding threonine synthase is translated as MTFRYRCSRCGRTYAPDEVTYTCPEDDGNLDVWLDYPSLKRVLSPSFPGLMGNVPSLWRYLPLLPVPDPDFATTPLASVGWTPVFSPPALRQATGLSWLWLKDESRNPTASLKDRASAVVVARALALGVDTVITASTGNAGAALAGMAAAVGLRAVILAPKGAPRAKIAQLLIYGAQVCLVDGTYDDAFDLSIEASETLGWYCRNTGFNPFTVEGKKTVAYEIWEQVLLRQRLERPLHIFVPVGDGNIISGVYKGFWDLQQLGWLEQKPRLYGVQAEGSAAIARAWEAGATEVASVQAQTIADSISVDLPRDGRRALRAVRETHGAYLTVSDEAILEAMAELGRVGLFAEPAAATAWAGLREALRRGWLTPEDPVLVLLTGSGLKDVQAAMQAVPPAPVVPAGNLPALRRALGLD